From a single Georhizobium profundi genomic region:
- a CDS encoding biliverdin-producing heme oxygenase produces MTLLAILSANATPSSADVAPESLSRKLRHHTARAHKQTERAAGLDPRSIDRRSLTAFLTDMHGFQQAHECWLRGCGIDRSFLAARERADLMEADLIRLGGKRGGAYDRTMPAPSPEEAYGVLYVLEGSRAGGRYIDQWARDKDWYPTEGLSSLRSDDGEAIWRETQAALDALPASMTPQVLDAAERTFQRLQDWFSRSRP; encoded by the coding sequence ATGACGCTGCTGGCAATTCTTTCAGCCAATGCCACGCCCTCTAGTGCAGACGTGGCGCCGGAAAGTCTTTCGCGTAAGCTTCGGCACCATACGGCGCGCGCCCACAAGCAGACTGAGCGCGCCGCCGGCCTGGATCCCCGATCGATCGACCGCCGAAGCCTCACAGCTTTCCTTACGGACATGCACGGGTTTCAGCAGGCGCATGAGTGCTGGCTGCGCGGCTGCGGGATCGACCGATCGTTTCTCGCGGCGCGGGAACGGGCGGATCTGATGGAGGCCGATCTGATCCGCCTCGGTGGCAAGCGGGGCGGCGCCTATGACAGGACGATGCCGGCACCGTCGCCGGAGGAGGCCTATGGCGTGCTCTACGTGCTGGAAGGTTCGCGGGCCGGTGGGCGCTACATCGATCAGTGGGCCCGCGATAAAGACTGGTATCCAACTGAAGGGTTGAGTTCCTTGCGAAGCGACGACGGCGAAGCCATCTGGCGGGAAACTCAGGCCGCGCTGGATGCGCTGCCGGCGTCAATGACGCCTCAAGTGCTGGATGCGGCAGAGCGGACGTTTCAGCGGCTCCAGGACTGGTTCTCGAGGAGCCGCCCATGA
- a CDS encoding ATP-binding protein, producing the protein MSDARDLEICASEPIRIPGSIQPHGSMIVLDAGTLIVTQASANVGTFVGLDLRVGEGLPEELRSLRDAIERKAADADEERFQEALEIGGRTLTVLMHANAQGRLIIEFEQRGEREEQAIEALFVRLQAFSQSLLDHSMDDLTAAARQTAVFVQAITGFDRALVYRFDPEWNGHVIAQANNGELPNYLGLRFPSKDIPPQARELYRTNRLRLIPSASYEPVPLVPAVDSELNAPLDLSLAALRSVSPIHLEYMRNMGTGSSMSVSILVDGALWGLVACHSRNAHSVSANVRAAADFAVQAFSARVSAHARLEDASLRVALSALQGRLLAVMAEENELSAALARGESELLSYADATGAALAMDDEVIVFGAAPHAAEVETMVEFLESTGRQEFYTDHLGAQMPGAERFAEQASGLLAVRISELYPHWLIWFRPEVIRTVTWGGDPHMVVRESGRIHPRQSFQSWQDQERGKSTPWREAELDAARNLRNAIVGIVLRKAEVLANLSESLQRSNKELEAFSYSVSHDLRAPFRHIVGYSELLKGRSNNLDAKSRHYLDSISESALAAGRLVDDLLNFSHLGRTQLALKNVDMDKIVSEVRHSTTRLIEQRQIEWDVAALPIARGDPTLIRQVWQNLIDNAVKYTAREEVSRIAIRGWRDGDEICYQISDNGVGFDMAYLGKLFGVFQRLQRTEDFQGTGIGLALVRRIIDRHKGRVWAEGSVGEGATFGFSLPLKVRIDD; encoded by the coding sequence ATGAGCGACGCGCGCGATCTCGAGATCTGCGCCAGCGAACCGATCCGCATCCCGGGCAGCATTCAGCCGCATGGGTCAATGATCGTCCTGGACGCTGGCACACTCATCGTCACGCAGGCGAGCGCAAATGTCGGCACTTTCGTCGGCCTCGATCTGCGGGTTGGGGAAGGCTTGCCTGAAGAGCTTCGTTCGCTGCGGGATGCGATCGAGAGGAAAGCAGCGGATGCCGACGAAGAGCGCTTCCAGGAAGCGCTGGAAATCGGTGGCAGGACGTTGACCGTGCTGATGCATGCCAATGCGCAGGGTCGCCTGATCATCGAATTCGAACAACGTGGCGAGCGGGAAGAGCAGGCGATTGAAGCGCTTTTCGTGCGCCTGCAGGCCTTTTCCCAGTCATTGCTCGACCATTCGATGGACGACCTGACGGCGGCGGCCCGGCAGACGGCTGTTTTCGTGCAGGCCATTACCGGGTTCGACCGGGCACTGGTCTACCGGTTCGATCCGGAGTGGAACGGCCACGTCATCGCCCAGGCCAACAATGGCGAGCTGCCGAATTATCTTGGCCTTCGCTTTCCGAGCAAGGATATTCCCCCGCAGGCGCGCGAGCTTTACCGGACCAACCGGCTGCGGCTCATACCCTCCGCATCCTACGAGCCCGTGCCACTCGTGCCTGCGGTGGATTCCGAGCTGAACGCGCCGCTGGATCTCAGTCTGGCGGCGCTCAGAAGCGTATCGCCCATCCATCTCGAGTATATGCGCAACATGGGGACCGGCTCGTCCATGTCGGTCTCGATCCTCGTCGACGGAGCGCTGTGGGGTCTCGTGGCCTGCCACAGCCGCAACGCCCATAGCGTTTCCGCCAATGTGCGCGCGGCAGCCGATTTCGCAGTTCAAGCTTTTTCCGCGCGGGTTTCGGCGCATGCCCGACTGGAAGATGCCAGCCTGCGCGTTGCCCTGAGTGCGCTTCAAGGGCGATTGCTGGCAGTGATGGCCGAGGAAAACGAACTGAGTGCTGCGCTCGCGCGAGGGGAAAGCGAGCTGCTCTCCTATGCGGACGCCACCGGCGCGGCGCTGGCCATGGACGACGAGGTCATTGTTTTCGGCGCTGCGCCCCACGCCGCTGAAGTCGAGACGATGGTCGAATTTCTGGAATCGACCGGCCGGCAGGAATTCTACACGGACCATCTCGGAGCGCAGATGCCGGGTGCGGAGCGTTTTGCCGAGCAGGCGAGCGGTTTGCTGGCCGTGCGCATTTCGGAACTCTATCCTCACTGGCTGATCTGGTTTCGACCGGAGGTGATACGGACCGTGACCTGGGGCGGAGATCCGCACATGGTGGTGCGCGAATCCGGCCGTATTCATCCGCGCCAGTCGTTTCAGTCCTGGCAGGATCAGGAGCGGGGCAAATCGACACCCTGGCGAGAAGCCGAGCTCGATGCCGCGCGCAATCTGCGCAACGCCATCGTTGGCATCGTGCTTCGCAAGGCCGAGGTGCTTGCCAATCTCTCCGAAAGCTTGCAACGCTCCAACAAGGAACTCGAGGCGTTTTCCTATTCCGTTTCGCACGATCTACGCGCGCCGTTCCGTCACATCGTCGGATATTCGGAACTGTTGAAGGGGCGGTCGAACAATCTCGACGCGAAATCGCGCCACTACCTCGACAGTATTTCGGAGTCGGCGCTCGCGGCCGGGCGCCTCGTGGACGATCTGTTGAACTTTTCCCATCTCGGACGCACGCAGCTCGCGCTGAAGAACGTAGATATGGACAAAATCGTCTCGGAGGTGCGTCATTCGACGACGCGGCTGATCGAGCAGCGGCAGATCGAATGGGACGTGGCGGCGCTGCCCATTGCGAGAGGCGATCCGACACTGATCCGGCAGGTCTGGCAAAACCTCATCGACAATGCTGTCAAGTATACTGCTCGCGAAGAAGTGTCACGGATTGCAATTCGAGGGTGGCGCGATGGCGACGAGATTTGCTATCAGATTTCCGACAATGGTGTCGGCTTTGACATGGCTTACCTTGGCAAGCTGTTCGGCGTGTTTCAGCGCCTGCAGCGAACCGAGGACTTCCAGGGGACGGGAATTGGCCTTGCACTGGTTCGGCGCATCATAGACCGGCACAAGGGCCGAGTCTGGGCAGAAGGGAGCGTGGGCGAGGGTGCCACGTTCGGTTTCAGCCTCCCTCTAAAGGTTAGGATTGATGACTGA
- a CDS encoding response regulator gives MTDYRPILLVEDNPKDLELTLEALRRCNIVNEIAVARDGEEALDYLFRRGKFEGRNEGEPTVVLLDLKLPKIDGLEVLEKIKSHAFLQRVPVVMLTSSREEQDLIASYELGVNAFVVKPVEFGQFMEAISNLGVFWALLNEPAPLRDLEWK, from the coding sequence ATGACTGATTACCGTCCCATTCTGCTTGTCGAAGACAACCCCAAAGACCTCGAACTGACGCTAGAGGCACTGCGCCGCTGCAACATCGTCAACGAAATCGCCGTTGCCCGCGATGGTGAAGAAGCGCTCGATTATCTGTTCCGGCGCGGCAAGTTCGAAGGCCGCAACGAGGGCGAGCCGACCGTCGTTCTGCTGGACCTGAAGCTGCCCAAGATCGATGGGCTGGAAGTGCTTGAAAAGATCAAGTCCCACGCCTTCCTGCAGCGCGTTCCGGTGGTGATGCTGACATCGTCGCGCGAAGAGCAGGATCTGATTGCCAGCTACGAGCTTGGCGTGAACGCCTTCGTGGTCAAGCCAGTGGAATTCGGCCAGTTCATGGAAGCCATCAGCAATCTCGGCGTGTTCTGGGCGCTCCTCAACGAACCTGCTCCGCTGCGGGATCTCGAATGGAAATGA
- a CDS encoding sensor histidine kinase, with protein sequence MSVQPVRADQRVTRIVLLEDSDFDADLIQEHLGDLGDSVEILRAVGRSDYEQALRTHSVDVILCDYSLPGFDGLAALEMAIELAPAAPFIFVSGVLGEEIAIESFRKGATDYVLKQRLIRLAPAVKRALAEARLREEQRRARQQQDLLVHELSHRVKNTLAVVASIIRNTARHSVSKQDLEERLLGRIHAMSDAHALLFEANWTSTGLRDVLERILAPYQRKHARQIVMDGGRVDLQPNSALVLGLIIHELGTNAAKYGALSTPTGRVDVTWTAPLDRHGERRVEMTWKESGGPPVVEPEAAGFGTTLIRRSAGPELGGQAALTFPPDGVQFKLSFVVDENGHSRSL encoded by the coding sequence ATGAGCGTTCAACCCGTACGCGCCGATCAGCGCGTCACCCGGATCGTTCTCCTTGAAGACAGTGATTTCGACGCGGATCTGATCCAGGAGCATCTGGGCGATCTGGGGGATTCCGTCGAGATCCTGCGCGCAGTCGGGCGCAGCGACTACGAGCAAGCGCTGAGGACCCATTCGGTCGATGTGATCCTATGCGACTACTCGCTGCCCGGTTTCGATGGCCTGGCCGCACTCGAAATGGCGATTGAACTGGCGCCGGCAGCCCCGTTCATCTTCGTGTCCGGTGTGCTCGGGGAAGAGATCGCGATCGAATCCTTCCGCAAGGGCGCGACCGACTACGTGCTGAAGCAGCGCCTGATCCGGCTGGCCCCGGCGGTGAAGCGCGCGCTCGCCGAAGCGCGCCTGCGCGAAGAGCAGCGCCGCGCCCGCCAGCAGCAGGATTTGCTGGTTCACGAACTCAGCCACCGCGTGAAGAACACGCTGGCCGTGGTTGCCTCGATCATTCGCAACACGGCGCGCCACAGCGTGTCCAAGCAGGATCTGGAAGAGCGGCTGCTCGGCCGGATCCACGCGATGTCGGATGCCCATGCGCTCTTGTTCGAGGCGAACTGGACGAGCACCGGGCTGCGCGACGTCCTCGAGCGCATTCTGGCGCCTTACCAGCGCAAGCATGCCCGCCAGATCGTCATGGACGGAGGCCGGGTGGATTTGCAGCCGAATTCGGCATTGGTGCTCGGCCTGATCATCCACGAACTCGGAACGAACGCTGCGAAATACGGCGCGCTGTCCACGCCGACGGGCCGTGTCGACGTGACCTGGACTGCACCGCTCGATCGCCATGGCGAGCGCCGGGTCGAAATGACCTGGAAGGAAAGCGGCGGTCCGCCGGTCGTCGAGCCGGAAGCGGCGGGCTTCGGCACGACGCTCATTCGCCGCAGCGCCGGGCCGGAACTTGGCGGGCAGGCAGCTCTCACTTTTCCGCCGGACGGCGTTCAGTTCAAGCTGAGCTTCGTGGTGGACGAAAACGGCCACAGCCGCAGCCTCTGA
- the crcB gene encoding fluoride efflux transporter CrcB, with amino-acid sequence MVHTLLVALGGGLGAALRHLTNLAAFRLLGPNFPFGTLAVNVIGSFLMGVLVEVVARRFGASVELRLFLATGVLGGYTTFSAFSLDTIVLWERGAPGLAVAYVGLSVLLSLAAIIGGLWLARTVF; translated from the coding sequence ATGGTTCACACGCTTCTCGTTGCGCTCGGTGGCGGGCTTGGCGCCGCGCTTCGCCACCTCACCAATCTCGCCGCGTTCAGGCTGCTCGGGCCGAACTTTCCCTTCGGCACGCTTGCGGTCAACGTCATCGGCTCGTTTCTGATGGGCGTGCTGGTGGAAGTGGTGGCGCGGCGCTTCGGCGCATCGGTCGAATTGCGGCTCTTCCTTGCCACGGGCGTGCTCGGCGGCTACACGACCTTTTCCGCCTTCTCGCTGGACACGATCGTTCTCTGGGAGCGCGGCGCCCCGGGCCTCGCCGTCGCCTATGTGGGATTGAGTGTCTTGCTCTCGCTTGCCGCGATCATCGGCGGGCTGTGGCTGGCGCGGACGGTTTTCTGA
- a CDS encoding RluA family pseudouridine synthase — MASVEQRKVDGDEAGMRLDRWFKQHYPGLGFGQLQKLLRSGQIRVDGGRVKSDTRVQPGQMVRVPPLGVDEKKTGPISPRAVRSAPDHELLSQMLIYEDPKVYVFNKPAGLAVQGGSGLSRHVDGMLEVWRNKKGEKPRLVHRLDRETSGVLVVARTRGAAQALTAAFRERTTKKTYWALVRGVPKKREDKISTWLVKEATPDGDRMRVAKHGEPDADHAVSYYRIIEQAAQNLAWLEMEPYTGRTHQLRVHAAHIGHPILGDPKYFDADENWTLPGGMQNRLHLHARRIIIPNPAGGSIDVTAELPPHMVQSFNLIGFDEAEGATD; from the coding sequence ATGGCAAGCGTCGAGCAACGCAAGGTGGACGGCGACGAAGCGGGCATGCGGCTCGACCGCTGGTTCAAGCAGCATTATCCGGGGCTCGGCTTCGGGCAGTTGCAGAAGCTTTTGCGCTCCGGGCAGATCCGGGTCGATGGCGGGCGGGTGAAATCCGACACGCGGGTGCAGCCGGGCCAGATGGTGCGCGTGCCGCCGCTTGGCGTGGACGAGAAGAAGACCGGGCCGATCTCGCCGCGCGCGGTGCGTTCAGCACCCGACCACGAACTGCTCAGCCAGATGCTGATCTACGAGGACCCCAAGGTCTACGTTTTCAACAAGCCGGCCGGCCTTGCGGTGCAGGGCGGATCGGGCCTGTCGCGCCATGTGGATGGCATGCTGGAAGTGTGGCGCAACAAGAAGGGCGAGAAGCCGCGGCTCGTCCACCGGCTCGACCGCGAGACCTCCGGCGTGCTGGTCGTTGCCCGCACGCGCGGCGCGGCGCAGGCGCTGACGGCAGCGTTTCGCGAGCGGACGACCAAGAAGACCTATTGGGCGCTGGTGCGCGGCGTGCCGAAGAAGCGCGAAGACAAGATCTCGACCTGGCTGGTGAAGGAAGCGACGCCGGATGGCGACCGGATGCGCGTTGCCAAGCATGGCGAGCCCGATGCCGACCACGCCGTTTCCTATTACCGGATCATCGAGCAGGCGGCGCAGAACCTCGCCTGGCTGGAGATGGAACCCTATACGGGCCGCACGCACCAGCTGCGCGTCCACGCCGCCCACATCGGCCATCCGATTCTCGGCGATCCGAAATATTTCGACGCGGACGAGAACTGGACGCTGCCGGGCGGCATGCAGAACCGGCTGCATCTGCACGCGCGGCGGATCATCATTCCAAATCCCGCGGGTGGATCGATCGACGTGACGGCGGAGCTGCCGCCGCACATGGTACAGAGCTTCAACCTCATCGGTTTCGACGAGGCGGAAGGTGCGACGGACTGA
- a CDS encoding ATP12 family chaperone protein, with translation MRDIFAELSEAAMSDPDPVRRAQKQMQKPLPKRFYKQAGFAEHDEGGFLVTLDGRPVRTPARLLLTLPSAVTAEKTAAEWDAQAETIDPATMPLTRLANTAIDGIAQDTQAVAEDVLRFAGTDLICYRAGGPERLVERQSEEWDPVLDWAQAELAARFVLAEGVMHVAQPRETLAAFGAALKAFTQPLDLAALHLATSLTGSALIAMALAKGALAPDEAWEKAHLDENWNAELWGEDYEAAKRRESRRRDFDAAAFVLLARRNG, from the coding sequence ATGCGCGATATCTTTGCGGAGCTTTCCGAAGCGGCGATGAGCGATCCGGACCCGGTGCGGCGCGCGCAGAAGCAGATGCAGAAGCCGCTGCCGAAGCGCTTCTACAAGCAGGCCGGGTTCGCCGAGCACGACGAGGGCGGCTTCCTGGTGACCCTCGACGGGCGGCCGGTTCGCACGCCGGCGCGGCTTTTGCTGACGCTGCCGAGCGCCGTGACGGCGGAAAAGACGGCCGCCGAATGGGACGCGCAGGCCGAAACGATCGATCCGGCGACGATGCCGCTGACACGGCTCGCCAATACGGCGATCGACGGCATTGCGCAGGACACGCAGGCCGTGGCCGAGGACGTGCTGCGCTTTGCCGGCACGGACCTCATCTGCTACCGCGCGGGCGGGCCCGAGCGGCTGGTGGAGCGCCAGAGCGAGGAATGGGACCCGGTGCTCGACTGGGCGCAGGCGGAGCTTGCGGCACGCTTCGTGCTGGCCGAAGGCGTGATGCATGTGGCGCAGCCGCGCGAGACGCTGGCCGCCTTCGGTGCGGCGCTCAAGGCTTTTACCCAGCCGCTCGATCTTGCGGCGTTGCATCTGGCGACGAGCCTGACGGGCTCGGCGCTGATCGCCATGGCGCTGGCCAAAGGCGCTCTTGCGCCCGACGAGGCGTGGGAGAAGGCGCATCTCGACGAGAACTGGAACGCCGAGCTGTGGGGCGAGGATTACGAAGCGGCCAAGCGCCGGGAAAGCCGTCGGCGTGATTTCGATGCCGCTGCTTTCGTCCTGCTTGCCAGACGGAACGGTTGA
- a CDS encoding acyl-CoA carboxylase subunit beta, producing the protein MKHVLVELEERRAKARLGGGEARIAAQHAKGKLTARERIECFLDEGSFEEFDMFVEHRSTDFGMQDTKISGDGVVTGWGTVNGRTVFIFAKDFTVFGGSLSEAHAEKVIKLQDMALKNRAPIIGLYDAGGARIQEGVAALGGYAEIFQRNVLASGVIPQISVIMGPCAGGDVYSPAMTDFIFMVRDTSYMFVTGPDVVKTVTNETVSAEELGGASIHTTKSSIADGAYDNDVEALLQMRRLIDLLPQSNTSDVPEIDNYQSVDEMDASLDTLVPDNANKPYDVKELIVKVIDEGDFFEIQAAFAKNIVCGFGRVEGRTVGLVANQPMVLAGVLDSDASRKAARFVRFCDCFNIPIVTFVDVPGFLPGTAQEYGGLIKHGAKLLFAYGEATVPKVTVITRKAYGGAYDVMASKHLRGDINYAWPSAQIAVMGAKGAVEIIFRKDIADPEKIAAHTKMYEDRFLSPFVAAERGYIDEVIMPHSTRKRIARGLRMLRNKSLSNPWKKHDNIPL; encoded by the coding sequence TTGAAACACGTGCTGGTGGAGCTTGAGGAGCGGCGGGCGAAAGCCAGGCTCGGCGGCGGCGAGGCGCGGATCGCGGCCCAGCACGCCAAGGGCAAGCTGACGGCGCGCGAGCGCATCGAGTGCTTCCTCGACGAGGGCAGTTTCGAAGAGTTCGACATGTTCGTCGAGCACCGCTCCACCGATTTCGGCATGCAGGACACCAAGATCTCCGGCGACGGCGTCGTGACCGGCTGGGGCACGGTGAACGGCCGAACGGTCTTCATTTTCGCCAAGGATTTCACGGTGTTCGGCGGGTCTCTTTCTGAGGCGCATGCGGAAAAGGTGATCAAGCTTCAGGACATGGCACTGAAGAACCGGGCGCCGATCATCGGGCTCTACGACGCGGGCGGCGCGCGGATCCAGGAAGGCGTGGCGGCGCTTGGCGGCTATGCGGAGATTTTCCAGCGCAACGTGCTCGCCTCCGGCGTCATCCCGCAGATTTCGGTGATCATGGGACCGTGCGCGGGCGGCGACGTCTATTCGCCGGCGATGACCGACTTCATCTTCATGGTACGCGACACGTCCTACATGTTCGTGACCGGGCCGGATGTGGTGAAGACCGTGACGAACGAGACGGTGAGCGCCGAGGAACTCGGCGGCGCCTCGATCCACACGACGAAATCCTCGATCGCCGACGGGGCCTATGACAACGATGTCGAGGCGCTGTTGCAAATGCGCCGGCTGATCGACCTTCTGCCGCAATCCAACACATCCGACGTGCCGGAGATCGACAATTACCAGAGCGTCGACGAGATGGACGCGTCGCTCGACACGCTGGTGCCCGACAACGCCAACAAGCCCTATGATGTGAAAGAATTGATCGTCAAAGTGATCGACGAGGGCGATTTCTTCGAGATCCAGGCGGCGTTCGCCAAGAACATCGTCTGCGGCTTCGGCCGCGTGGAGGGCCGCACGGTGGGCCTCGTCGCCAACCAGCCGATGGTGCTGGCCGGCGTGCTCGACAGCGACGCCTCGCGGAAGGCCGCGCGGTTCGTGCGCTTCTGCGACTGCTTCAACATCCCGATCGTCACCTTTGTCGATGTGCCGGGCTTCCTGCCGGGCACGGCGCAGGAATATGGCGGGCTGATCAAGCATGGCGCCAAGCTGCTCTTCGCCTATGGCGAGGCGACGGTGCCGAAGGTGACCGTGATCACCCGCAAGGCCTATGGCGGCGCCTATGACGTGATGGCATCGAAGCACCTGCGCGGCGACATCAACTATGCCTGGCCATCCGCCCAGATCGCCGTGATGGGCGCCAAAGGCGCCGTCGAGATCATCTTCCGCAAGGACATCGCCGACCCGGAAAAGATCGCCGCGCACACGAAGATGTACGAAGACCGCTTCCTCTCTCCCTTCGTCGCCGCCGAGCGCGGCTATATCGACGAGGTGATCATGCCGCACTCGACCCGCAAGCGGATCGCGCGGGGGCTAAGGATGCTCAGGAACAAGAGTTTGAGCAATCCGTGGAAGAAGCACGATAATATTCCGTTGTGA
- a CDS encoding ImmA/IrrE family metallo-endopeptidase, protein MSVMFCADRLKVARYRRKLTGKQLAALADLTDVTVSKVENGHQPDDFTAQKLAKALNFPIQFFFMDRPEILEPQAVSFRSLKKMKAAERNASLAAGSMGIALFDWINSRFDLPAPDLIDLSREQSRPDVAARLLRQHWGLGDRPVGNILRLFESKGIRVLSLSENTLNVDAYSFWHADNPYIFLNQMKTAERSNFDAAHELGHLVLHFHAQAESLPDEDAERQANNFASAFLMPDADLKSTLSNVYSSSQIIRAKVRWKVSAMALATRLHQLGMLSDWNYRSIIIDLGQRGYRKSEPLGVEREISTLLAKILSALWSKGITKNEIAEELNMPREEIESLLFGLAGPIRSRPNRSDLTLVR, encoded by the coding sequence ATGAGTGTGATGTTTTGTGCGGACCGACTAAAGGTTGCTCGCTACCGGAGAAAACTAACTGGTAAGCAGCTTGCCGCTTTGGCTGATTTAACGGATGTAACAGTGTCGAAAGTTGAGAATGGCCATCAACCGGACGACTTCACTGCACAAAAGTTGGCGAAAGCACTAAATTTTCCGATTCAATTCTTTTTTATGGACCGGCCTGAAATTCTTGAGCCCCAAGCAGTTTCATTCCGTAGCTTAAAGAAAATGAAGGCAGCAGAGCGTAATGCTTCGCTAGCGGCCGGTTCGATGGGCATCGCTCTTTTTGATTGGATAAATTCCCGATTTGATTTGCCCGCGCCAGATCTGATTGATTTGAGCCGTGAACAAAGTAGGCCTGATGTCGCAGCTCGTTTGTTGCGCCAACATTGGGGACTTGGAGACAGGCCAGTAGGAAATATTCTTCGATTATTTGAATCGAAGGGAATACGCGTCTTGTCTCTATCTGAGAATACTCTGAATGTTGATGCGTATTCATTTTGGCATGCAGATAATCCCTATATATTTTTAAACCAAATGAAGACGGCAGAAAGGTCAAATTTCGACGCCGCCCACGAGTTGGGGCATTTGGTGCTACATTTTCACGCTCAGGCTGAATCACTGCCAGATGAGGACGCTGAAAGGCAAGCCAACAACTTTGCATCAGCATTTTTAATGCCGGATGCTGATCTTAAGAGCACCTTATCAAACGTTTATAGTTCCTCACAGATCATCCGCGCAAAGGTGCGGTGGAAGGTCTCTGCGATGGCTCTTGCTACTCGGCTCCACCAACTTGGTATGCTTTCCGATTGGAACTACCGGTCAATCATTATCGACTTGGGGCAGCGGGGATACAGAAAAAGTGAGCCTTTAGGCGTGGAACGCGAAATCTCCACGTTACTTGCAAAAATACTTTCTGCGCTTTGGTCGAAGGGCATTACGAAGAACGAGATTGCCGAGGAATTGAACATGCCTCGTGAAGAGATCGAGTCCTTATTGTTCGGATTAGCGGGACCAATACGCTCACGACCTAACCGTTCAGATTTAACTCTTGTGAGATAG